Proteins found in one Planctomycetes bacterium MalM25 genomic segment:
- the galK gene encoding Galactokinase: MAIETARPLDQVAEGVRSTFAQRYGAAPQCVTAAPGRVNLIGEHTDYNDGFVLPMAIDRYTVVAASNRPDGETTARLFSATMEEEVELPIQADGVELSGWAKYVRGVIDVYREAGVAVPAFDAVIDSTVPLGGGLSSSAALEVSLALAIETLANAPQEGSRRALLCQKAEHLGAGVPCGIMDQFSSALCLEDHAMLLDCRSQQPHMAALTDPSIAVLITNSNVKHELTGGEYAERRQQCEQAAATLGVKALRDATMEQVLAAEAELGELPFKRARHVVGENARTERAAEALTASDWDRFGELMYESHAAMRDDFEITIPEIDKLVEIAQSIGPVRGVIGSRMTGGGFGGCTVSLVRSEHAESVATTLAEQYEAATGIKPTCFTTRPAQGGRVLES; encoded by the coding sequence GTGGCGATCGAAACCGCCCGCCCGTTGGACCAGGTCGCCGAGGGCGTTCGCAGCACGTTCGCGCAGCGCTACGGCGCCGCGCCGCAATGCGTCACCGCGGCGCCGGGCCGCGTCAACCTGATCGGCGAGCACACCGACTACAACGACGGCTTCGTGCTGCCGATGGCGATCGATCGCTACACGGTGGTCGCCGCCTCCAATCGCCCTGACGGGGAAACGACCGCGCGGCTCTTCAGCGCCACCATGGAGGAAGAGGTCGAGTTGCCGATCCAGGCCGACGGCGTGGAACTCTCCGGATGGGCCAAGTACGTCCGCGGCGTGATCGACGTCTACCGCGAAGCGGGCGTCGCCGTGCCGGCGTTCGACGCGGTGATCGACTCGACCGTGCCACTCGGTGGCGGACTGTCGAGCTCGGCGGCGTTGGAGGTCTCGCTGGCGTTGGCCATCGAGACCCTCGCGAACGCCCCACAAGAAGGCTCGCGACGCGCCCTGCTCTGTCAGAAGGCGGAGCACCTCGGCGCCGGGGTGCCCTGCGGCATCATGGACCAGTTTAGTTCCGCGCTCTGCCTCGAAGACCACGCGATGCTGCTCGACTGCCGCAGCCAGCAGCCGCACATGGCCGCGCTGACCGACCCCAGCATCGCGGTCCTCATCACCAACAGCAACGTCAAGCACGAACTGACCGGCGGCGAGTACGCCGAGCGCCGTCAGCAGTGCGAGCAGGCGGCCGCGACGCTCGGTGTGAAGGCGCTGCGTGACGCGACCATGGAGCAAGTCCTCGCCGCGGAGGCGGAGCTTGGCGAGCTGCCGTTCAAGCGGGCCCGCCATGTCGTTGGCGAAAACGCCCGCACCGAACGGGCCGCAGAGGCATTGACGGCCTCCGACTGGGATCGCTTTGGCGAGCTGATGTACGAGAGCCACGCCGCCATGCGGGACGACTTCGAGATCACCATCCCCGAGATCGACAAGCTCGTCGAGATCGCTCAGTCGATCGGCCCCGTGCGGGGCGTGATCGGCTCTCGGATGACCGGCGGCGGCTTCGGTGGTTGCACGGTGTCGCTTGTCCGCTCCGAGCACGCCGAATCCGTAGCGACGACACTCGCCGAGCAGTACGAGGCGGCGACCGGCATCAAGCCGACCTGCTTCACCACGCGGCCCGCCCAGGGCGGTCGCGTTCTCGAGAGTTGA
- the lacZ_4 gene encoding Beta-galactosidase: MLFVRLLASLCLLSAASLTAAEDNKPRNDWENEAVFGVNKLPPRATFYRFDTAEAARDATRVNGGRGDSPYVASLNGDWKFQWSANPEDRPTDFHQSGFDDSDWGTIPVPSNWQTEGHGQPIYTNEVYPFDKNPPFIAGHNGNPVGSYRTKFTVPEKWDDRTVEICFDGVESAMYVWCNGEKVGYSQGSRTPARFDLTKYLKEGENELAVEVYRWSDGSYLEDQDFWRLSGIFRDVYLEGVPETHLRDIEIKTAFDESDASAGFAVEVDYTATDGGQVTAELYDNQGISVYSIDGAGGSGDDLTAEYDTTGIRGIDAWTAETPNLYRLVVSLLDSEGQTIEATALNVGFREVEIKDGVLLVNGNYVYMNGVNRHEHDPRTGHTVSRESMIQDIVLMKRYNINAVRTSHYPTCPDFYNLCDEYGLYVIDEANVESHGMKYGPASLAKHESWGPAHLDRTIRMVERDKNHPSIITWSLGNEAGNGVNFMATYDWIKQRDPSRPVQYEQAHFNLRNTDIRCPMYATIDKIVKYAKGEIEGVAVDRPLILCEYEHAMGNSCGNLADYWTAIRKHRALQGGFIWDWVDQGLIKKDDDPLTGKPVEFWAYGGDFGDTPNTSNFCCNGLVRPDRTPNPALFEVKKVYQRIRTERDPDKWRLTQVFVTNEYDHIDLDQFEMAWRVEVDGDARQRGVAELPKIGPGETGKVKLPLESPGSFEEQEVYLTVEYRLKEATAWAPAGHVVAWEQLPMKPSIVAGVVLPDDQAPTVEFDQDGGPSLDTEHLSVAISQETGLLSRLAYDGQELLASPLTPTYWRAPVDNDRGNRMPKRLGVWDTVAETRELVSCEVRGGSVVAAYTALKGKLKEKLTYRISGDANLKEERSTTYQLAVTHEIDADPSLPNLPRIGFVAEAPKALSEATWFGRGPHESMWDRKVGALLGRYSQPSAMLNHPYCRPQENGQRTDVRWLALVSKADRGLIVCGDPSFQFTVRPYDDSQLESAGHPHEIVPGEHLTLHLDHQQMGVAGDNSWGARPHRQYNLPAGKYAYTITLKPYRSADGPIGVVARQP; this comes from the coding sequence ATGCTCTTCGTTCGCTTGCTCGCCAGTCTTTGCCTCCTCAGCGCGGCCTCCCTCACTGCTGCCGAGGACAACAAGCCACGCAACGACTGGGAAAATGAAGCGGTCTTCGGCGTCAACAAGCTCCCGCCGCGGGCGACGTTTTACCGGTTCGACACCGCCGAGGCGGCCCGCGACGCGACACGCGTGAACGGTGGCCGGGGGGATTCTCCCTACGTGGCTTCGCTCAATGGCGACTGGAAGTTCCAGTGGTCCGCCAACCCCGAGGACCGTCCGACCGATTTTCACCAATCGGGCTTCGATGACAGCGACTGGGGAACAATCCCGGTCCCCAGCAATTGGCAGACCGAGGGGCACGGGCAGCCGATCTACACGAACGAAGTCTACCCCTTCGACAAGAATCCGCCCTTCATCGCGGGCCACAACGGCAACCCGGTCGGCTCGTACCGAACGAAGTTCACCGTCCCCGAGAAGTGGGACGACCGCACGGTCGAGATCTGCTTCGACGGCGTCGAGTCGGCGATGTACGTCTGGTGCAACGGTGAAAAGGTCGGCTACTCGCAGGGGAGCCGCACGCCGGCGCGGTTTGATCTTACGAAGTATCTGAAGGAGGGCGAAAACGAGCTGGCGGTGGAGGTCTACCGCTGGAGCGATGGCTCTTACCTGGAGGACCAGGACTTCTGGCGGCTTAGCGGGATCTTCCGGGATGTCTATCTCGAGGGCGTGCCCGAGACGCACCTCCGAGACATCGAGATCAAGACGGCTTTCGATGAGAGCGACGCGAGCGCTGGGTTCGCTGTAGAAGTCGATTACACAGCAACCGATGGCGGCCAAGTCACAGCTGAACTGTACGACAACCAGGGTATCTCAGTCTATTCGATCGATGGCGCCGGTGGCAGCGGCGACGACTTAACTGCCGAATACGACACAACAGGAATTCGCGGTATCGACGCCTGGACCGCCGAGACACCCAATCTTTATCGCCTCGTCGTCTCGCTACTCGACAGCGAAGGCCAGACCATCGAAGCCACGGCCCTGAACGTCGGCTTCCGCGAGGTCGAGATCAAAGACGGCGTGCTGCTGGTCAACGGCAATTACGTCTACATGAACGGCGTGAACCGGCACGAGCACGACCCGCGCACGGGCCACACCGTGAGCCGCGAGTCGATGATCCAGGACATCGTGCTGATGAAGCGGTACAACATCAACGCGGTCCGCACCAGCCACTACCCGACCTGCCCCGACTTTTACAACCTGTGCGACGAGTACGGCCTCTACGTCATCGACGAGGCGAACGTCGAGTCGCACGGCATGAAGTACGGCCCCGCGTCGCTCGCCAAGCACGAATCGTGGGGCCCCGCGCACCTCGACCGCACCATCCGGATGGTCGAACGCGACAAGAACCACCCGTCGATCATCACCTGGTCCCTCGGCAACGAGGCGGGCAACGGGGTCAACTTCATGGCCACGTACGACTGGATCAAACAGCGCGACCCGAGCCGCCCCGTGCAGTACGAGCAGGCGCACTTCAATCTCCGCAACACCGACATCCGCTGCCCGATGTACGCCACGATCGACAAGATCGTGAAGTACGCGAAAGGGGAGATTGAGGGCGTCGCGGTCGATCGGCCGCTCATCCTGTGCGAGTACGAGCACGCGATGGGCAACTCGTGCGGCAACCTGGCCGACTACTGGACCGCGATCCGCAAGCACCGCGCCCTGCAGGGCGGGTTCATCTGGGATTGGGTTGACCAAGGCCTTATCAAGAAGGACGACGACCCACTTACCGGGAAGCCTGTGGAGTTCTGGGCGTACGGCGGCGACTTCGGCGACACGCCGAACACGAGCAACTTCTGCTGCAACGGCCTCGTGCGACCCGACCGCACGCCCAACCCGGCGCTCTTTGAAGTCAAGAAGGTCTACCAGCGGATCCGCACCGAGCGCGATCCCGATAAGTGGCGGCTCACACAAGTCTTCGTGACGAACGAGTACGACCATATCGACCTCGACCAATTTGAGATGGCGTGGCGCGTGGAGGTCGATGGCGACGCCCGCCAACGCGGCGTCGCCGAGTTGCCCAAGATCGGTCCTGGCGAGACCGGCAAGGTCAAGCTTCCCCTGGAGAGCCCGGGCTCATTCGAAGAGCAGGAAGTCTACCTGACAGTGGAGTATCGGTTGAAAGAAGCCACCGCCTGGGCGCCGGCGGGGCATGTGGTTGCTTGGGAACAGCTGCCCATGAAGCCCAGCATCGTGGCCGGCGTCGTCCTCCCCGACGACCAGGCTCCGACTGTCGAGTTCGATCAAGACGGTGGTCCCAGTCTCGACACCGAGCACTTATCGGTCGCGATCAGCCAAGAGACTGGCCTGCTGTCTCGTCTCGCCTACGACGGCCAAGAGCTGCTGGCCTCGCCACTCACGCCTACCTACTGGCGGGCGCCGGTCGATAACGATCGCGGCAACCGCATGCCCAAACGCCTCGGCGTGTGGGATACCGTCGCCGAAACCCGCGAGCTGGTTTCCTGCGAAGTCCGCGGCGGCTCCGTGGTCGCTGCCTACACGGCGCTCAAGGGTAAGCTGAAAGAGAAACTGACCTACCGGATCTCCGGAGATGCGAATCTGAAGGAGGAGCGTTCGACCACTTACCAACTCGCCGTCACCCACGAGATCGATGCCGATCCGTCGCTGCCCAACCTGCCGCGAATCGGGTTCGTGGCGGAGGCGCCAAAGGCCCTCTCCGAGGCGACCTGGTTCGGGCGGGGCCCTCACGAGAGCATGTGGGACCGCAAAGTGGGCGCCCTGCTGGGCCGCTACTCGCAGCCTTCGGCGATGCTGAACCACCCGTACTGCCGGCCCCAAGAGAACGGCCAGCGCACCGACGTCCGCTGGCTCGCCCTCGTTAGCAAAGCCGACCGCGGGCTGATCGTGTGCGGTGACCCCAGCTTTCAGTTCACCGTGCGTCCGTACGACGATTCACAGCTCGAATCGGCCGGCCACCCTCACGAGATCGTGCCGGGCGAGCACCTGACGTTGCACCTCGACCACCAGCAAATGGGCGTGGCTGGGGACAACTCCTGGGGCGCCCGTCCCCACAGGCAATACAACCTACCGGCGGGCAAGTACGCTTATACGATCACCTTGAAGCCGTACCGTTCGGCCGACGGGCCGATCGGCGTCGTCGCCCGCCAGCCCTGA
- the sglT_4 gene encoding Sodium/glucose cotransporter: MGIIDIAVFIGFVVAVVGIGLFMSREEDNEKDASDYFLAGRGLTWWLVGFSLIAANISTEQFVGMSGQAADWLGMAIASYEWMAAITLVVVAFVFLPTFLKSGIYTIPEFLEYRYNTFARTVMAIVTLIILVGVPTASVIYSGAKVISVGFADTTLLGLDLSNITVGCWIIGLLAAAYVFAGGLKACAWADLIQGAALIIGGVVVTYLAMTALEQADPAELVKTAASDTLEASDLEGANAWDRFWKLNDAPLPEGKVHMVRPADDPKIPWTALVVGLWIPNFFYWGLNQYITQRTLGSKSLAEGQRGVVFAAFLKLIIPFVVVIPGILAYNLYSGDLSESAERKNSAVLEAFEAGEKRVYDFNEQFAEQQPELVGQMIDANAALLGAETPDLGEGAVGLASANAGLVAAASELNSAGKAKAEVSQQLVGYDYDAAFPTLLKNLLPIGSGLKGFVYAAIFGAVVSSLASMLNSASTIATMDLYRKVRSGASQGELVGMGRIFTVVFVLIAVLIAPILDNPAFGGIFNFIQEFQGYISPGVLAIFIFGLLVPRAPRMCGTIGILLNPILYGSIAYAYPKIAFLDRMAICLGVIVGVLGLLTLLYPLKEPVQLPVNEDMDITSSPGAKIGGFVVIALTIMLYIIFW; encoded by the coding sequence GTGGGAATCATCGACATCGCCGTGTTCATCGGCTTCGTGGTCGCCGTGGTCGGCATCGGGCTCTTCATGAGCCGCGAAGAGGACAACGAGAAGGACGCCTCCGACTACTTCCTGGCGGGCCGTGGTCTGACCTGGTGGCTGGTCGGTTTCTCGCTGATCGCCGCGAACATCAGCACGGAGCAGTTCGTCGGCATGAGCGGCCAGGCGGCCGACTGGCTCGGCATGGCGATCGCAAGCTACGAGTGGATGGCGGCGATCACGCTGGTGGTGGTCGCTTTCGTCTTCCTACCAACGTTCCTGAAGAGCGGCATCTACACGATCCCCGAGTTCCTCGAGTACCGCTACAACACCTTCGCCCGCACCGTGATGGCGATCGTCACGCTCATCATCCTGGTTGGCGTGCCGACGGCGTCGGTCATCTACTCGGGCGCGAAGGTCATCAGCGTCGGCTTCGCCGACACCACGCTGCTCGGCCTCGACCTGTCGAACATCACGGTCGGCTGCTGGATCATCGGCCTGCTGGCGGCGGCTTACGTCTTCGCGGGCGGCCTGAAGGCTTGTGCCTGGGCGGACCTGATCCAGGGCGCCGCCCTGATCATCGGTGGTGTCGTCGTGACCTACCTCGCCATGACCGCCCTCGAGCAAGCCGACCCGGCCGAGTTGGTGAAGACCGCCGCCTCGGACACTCTTGAAGCCTCGGACCTAGAAGGGGCCAACGCTTGGGATCGCTTCTGGAAACTCAACGATGCGCCGCTCCCCGAGGGCAAGGTTCACATGGTTCGCCCCGCCGACGACCCGAAGATCCCCTGGACTGCTCTAGTCGTTGGTCTTTGGATCCCCAACTTTTTTTACTGGGGACTGAACCAGTACATCACCCAGCGAACGCTCGGCTCGAAGTCCCTCGCTGAGGGTCAGCGTGGCGTGGTGTTCGCCGCCTTCTTGAAGCTGATCATCCCGTTTGTCGTCGTGATCCCGGGCATCCTGGCCTACAACCTCTATAGCGGCGATCTGAGCGAAAGTGCGGAACGAAAGAACTCAGCCGTCCTTGAAGCCTTCGAGGCGGGTGAGAAGCGGGTTTACGATTTCAACGAGCAGTTTGCCGAGCAACAGCCCGAACTGGTCGGACAGATGATCGACGCCAACGCCGCGTTGCTTGGCGCCGAAACGCCGGACCTTGGCGAAGGCGCCGTCGGGCTGGCTTCAGCGAACGCCGGCCTCGTGGCAGCGGCCAGCGAGCTTAACTCTGCCGGCAAGGCCAAAGCCGAAGTCTCCCAACAACTTGTCGGCTACGACTACGATGCCGCTTTCCCGACGTTGCTGAAGAACTTGTTGCCTATCGGCTCGGGTTTGAAGGGCTTTGTCTACGCGGCGATCTTTGGCGCTGTGGTGAGTTCACTTGCTTCGATGCTTAATTCTGCCTCGACCATCGCGACGATGGACCTCTATCGCAAAGTCCGCAGTGGCGCGAGCCAAGGTGAGCTGGTCGGCATGGGGCGGATCTTTACCGTCGTCTTCGTTCTGATTGCGGTGCTCATCGCTCCGATCCTGGACAATCCAGCCTTCGGAGGCATCTTCAATTTTATTCAAGAGTTTCAGGGGTACATTTCGCCTGGCGTACTCGCCATTTTTATCTTCGGGTTGCTTGTGCCCCGAGCGCCACGCATGTGTGGAACGATCGGCATTCTCTTAAACCCGATTCTCTACGGCTCGATTGCCTACGCTTACCCGAAGATCGCTTTTCTCGACCGGATGGCGATCTGCCTAGGAGTGATCGTCGGCGTGCTTGGCCTGCTGACGCTGCTGTACCCGCTTAAGGAGCCGGTTCAGCTGCCAGTCAACGAGGACATGGACATCACGAGCTCGCCGGGAGCGAAGATCGGCGGCTTTGTCGTGATCGCCCTGACAATCATGCTGTACATCATCTTCTGGTAG
- a CDS encoding Heparinase II/III-like protein, with amino-acid sequence MPRYRFAAAPLLAILLSPLATRAEAPRRFETGFPLNDRAGWERLAEHPSLHAVMPAAESLVDSTPQEIPDDLYLEFSRSGDRNAYQKPYFARRRAVVLLAIAEGIENRGRFLPALDRYVRAVCEERVWCLPAHDRKLEAYHGKKAVLDLFLAETSWNLGLIAQTFQDRLPAETIRLIDQNLQRRTFEPYERILAGEAAEPWWLNGTNNWNAVCLAGVTGAALTRLEESERRRLYVDKAEQAIQNFLDGFTPDGYCSEGVGYWNYGFGHYLLLSETVRQATRGEQDWLAGPRVRAIATYPMRLAIEPTVWPWFSDCSPGSKPSPVLLEFLAKRLGEPTLAPGANRTEQQLYQSARPELYAIATFYRTLLDPTADSPARTELPLRDAFPDAGVYVLRPAQTGGLSVALKAGHNGEHHNHNDVGSYAIVLGGVTLLGDAGKEVYTAATFDSRRYLSPFNNSYGHPVPVVGGELQSAGRKHGGEVIDTVFTDETDEVTIDLTGVYDLPSLESLQRKFTYRRGAEPSLVIEDRVRFTRPETFETALITMRSFEQASSHQLTLGEGDSAIVVTLRSDRKLGPVRVSTLKGDSVSGRPVTRLGAQLLESAPAATVRITVTPQPQ; translated from the coding sequence ATGCCGCGTTATCGATTCGCCGCCGCTCCCCTTTTAGCGATCCTGCTGAGTCCGCTCGCCACTCGGGCCGAAGCCCCGAGGCGATTCGAGACCGGCTTCCCCCTCAACGACCGGGCAGGCTGGGAAAGGCTGGCGGAGCATCCGTCGCTTCATGCAGTGATGCCGGCCGCCGAGTCGCTTGTCGACTCTACTCCTCAAGAGATCCCGGACGATCTTTACCTCGAGTTCTCGCGCAGCGGCGATCGCAACGCTTACCAGAAACCTTATTTTGCGCGCCGTCGGGCGGTCGTTCTCCTGGCGATCGCGGAGGGGATCGAGAATCGAGGGCGGTTCCTGCCGGCGCTCGATCGGTATGTCCGTGCCGTCTGTGAAGAACGCGTCTGGTGCTTGCCCGCGCACGACCGAAAACTCGAGGCCTACCACGGCAAGAAGGCGGTTCTCGATCTGTTTCTGGCCGAGACCTCGTGGAACCTGGGCTTGATCGCCCAGACGTTCCAAGACCGCCTCCCAGCCGAAACGATCCGGCTCATCGATCAGAACCTGCAGCGCCGCACATTCGAGCCGTACGAACGCATCCTGGCGGGCGAGGCGGCGGAGCCTTGGTGGCTCAACGGGACCAACAATTGGAACGCGGTCTGCCTCGCCGGCGTGACCGGCGCCGCGCTGACCCGTCTGGAAGAGTCCGAACGCCGCCGGCTCTACGTCGACAAGGCGGAGCAGGCGATCCAGAACTTCTTGGACGGCTTCACGCCCGACGGCTACTGCTCCGAGGGCGTCGGCTATTGGAACTACGGCTTCGGGCACTACCTCTTGCTCAGCGAGACCGTCCGTCAAGCGACTCGCGGCGAGCAGGATTGGCTCGCAGGGCCACGCGTCAGGGCGATCGCCACTTACCCGATGCGATTAGCGATCGAGCCCACGGTCTGGCCTTGGTTCTCCGACTGCTCCCCAGGATCGAAGCCCTCGCCGGTGCTGCTTGAGTTCCTGGCGAAGCGACTCGGCGAGCCGACCCTGGCGCCCGGCGCCAATCGCACAGAACAGCAGCTGTACCAATCGGCCCGCCCCGAGCTTTACGCCATCGCGACGTTCTATCGAACGCTCCTTGATCCGACGGCCGACTCGCCGGCCCGGACCGAGCTGCCGCTACGCGACGCCTTCCCGGACGCAGGCGTGTACGTTCTGCGGCCCGCGCAAACGGGGGGCCTGAGCGTCGCGTTGAAGGCGGGGCACAACGGCGAGCACCACAACCACAACGACGTCGGTTCTTACGCAATCGTGCTCGGCGGCGTCACCCTGCTCGGCGACGCGGGCAAGGAGGTCTACACCGCCGCCACGTTCGACAGCCGACGTTACCTCAGCCCGTTTAACAACTCGTACGGGCACCCCGTCCCGGTGGTCGGCGGCGAGCTGCAATCCGCCGGCCGCAAGCACGGTGGCGAGGTGATCGACACCGTGTTTACCGACGAGACGGACGAGGTCACGATCGACCTGACCGGCGTCTACGACCTCCCGTCTCTGGAGAGCCTCCAGCGCAAGTTCACCTACCGCCGTGGCGCTGAGCCGAGCCTGGTGATCGAAGACCGGGTCCGGTTCACGCGTCCTGAAACGTTCGAAACCGCCCTCATCACGATGCGGTCATTCGAGCAAGCCTCATCGCACCAGCTAACACTAGGCGAGGGGGACTCGGCGATCGTGGTCACTCTCCGCTCGGACAGGAAGTTGGGCCCCGTTCGGGTCAGTACCCTGAAAGGGGATTCCGTGTCGGGCCGTCCTGTGACACGCCTGGGCGCGCAGCTGCTAGAATCGGCGCCCGCAGCCACCGTGAGAATCACGGTTACTCCCCAACCACAATGA
- the namA gene encoding NADPH dehydrogenase, with translation MALSFPKVASLRTPAAFAERVRELGVDLPIDEELATGEAAPLAQAIESRAGRIGNRFCILPMEGWDGESDGRPTELTRRRWRNFGDSGAKLIWGGEAVAVRHDGRANPNQLLINDATAAAIEALREELASAHRERFDTDDDLCVGLQITHSGRYARPNEKARVEPRIAYRHPVLDPRVGVEDDGPVLSDSELDQLVDDFVAAAVLAQKAGFAFVDVKHCHGYLGHELLSGFDRPGKYGGDFEGRTRFLRNIVAGVRAEAPGLEIGVRLSVFDFSPYKPGEDRIGVPEAEGVYQYAFGGDGGGGIDLTEPHRFVDLLRELGIDLLCTTAGSPYYNPHIQRPATFPPSDGYLPPEDPLVGVARQIDATRRLKSGHPDMIVVGSGYSYLQDWLAHAGQAVAARGWADAIGLGRMVLSYHDLPADALAGKKLARKRICRTFSDCTTAPRNGMVSGCYPLDPYYKDRPERKRLAELNKPPD, from the coding sequence ATGGCCCTCTCGTTCCCCAAAGTCGCCAGCCTCCGCACGCCCGCCGCCTTCGCCGAGCGGGTGAGGGAGCTCGGCGTCGACCTGCCGATCGACGAAGAGCTCGCGACCGGTGAGGCGGCGCCGCTCGCTCAGGCGATCGAGTCGAGGGCGGGCCGGATCGGCAACCGCTTCTGTATCCTGCCCATGGAGGGTTGGGATGGCGAATCGGACGGTCGCCCCACCGAGCTGACACGCCGGCGGTGGCGCAACTTCGGCGACAGCGGCGCCAAGCTCATCTGGGGTGGCGAGGCGGTCGCCGTGCGGCACGACGGCCGGGCGAACCCGAATCAGCTGCTAATCAACGACGCAACTGCCGCCGCAATCGAAGCGCTCCGCGAGGAGCTGGCTTCGGCGCACCGCGAACGTTTCGATACAGACGATGACCTGTGCGTCGGCCTGCAGATCACCCACTCGGGTCGTTACGCTCGCCCGAATGAGAAGGCGCGGGTCGAACCGCGGATCGCCTATCGCCACCCGGTGCTCGACCCACGGGTCGGCGTAGAAGACGACGGGCCGGTGCTCAGCGACAGTGAGCTGGACCAACTCGTCGACGACTTTGTCGCCGCCGCGGTTCTGGCGCAGAAGGCCGGGTTTGCGTTTGTCGACGTGAAGCATTGCCACGGTTACCTGGGGCACGAGCTGCTTTCCGGATTCGACCGCCCCGGCAAGTACGGCGGCGATTTTGAGGGGAGGACGCGGTTCCTGCGGAATATCGTCGCCGGCGTGCGTGCCGAGGCGCCCGGGCTAGAGATCGGCGTGCGGCTGAGCGTCTTCGACTTCTCCCCCTACAAGCCGGGCGAGGACCGTATCGGTGTGCCCGAGGCAGAGGGCGTGTACCAGTACGCCTTTGGCGGAGACGGAGGGGGCGGGATCGACCTGACCGAGCCGCACCGGTTCGTCGACCTGCTGCGTGAACTGGGGATCGATCTGCTCTGCACGACCGCTGGGAGCCCCTACTACAATCCCCACATCCAGCGGCCTGCGACGTTCCCCCCGTCGGACGGCTACCTGCCCCCCGAAGACCCGTTGGTTGGTGTCGCTCGGCAAATCGACGCGACGCGGCGGCTGAAGAGCGGGCATCCCGACATGATTGTCGTAGGGTCCGGCTATAGTTACCTGCAGGATTGGCTCGCTCACGCCGGCCAGGCGGTGGCGGCGCGGGGGTGGGCCGACGCGATCGGACTGGGACGCATGGTCCTGTCCTACCACGACCTGCCCGCCGACGCCCTTGCGGGCAAGAAGCTCGCACGCAAGCGGATCTGCCGCACATTCAGCGACTGCACGACCGCGCCTCGCAACGGGATGGTTTCGGGGTGCTATCCGCTTGACCCGTACTACAAAGACCGACCCGAGCGAAAACGGCTTGCCGAGCTGAACAAGCCGCCGGATTAG
- the rhaR gene encoding HTH-type transcriptional activator RhaR, with product MSSSQTTRRALPERLPDWGVAVLESHHAPDFHMEWRRHRFLKVVYVLSGAGQLWLDDRDIAYQAGDLLVVPAGTRNRLEDTPGEPASVYVLCLSRRHLACDPHAESRLSAGRWPRSVSLAKRAERRLRRLLYQQARGGVDAPIGMVAEALGLVAMLLTPEPRDGSPEADARAEVRRYVRELDGRFFEATTLDAAAAQLGLSRRRFTQLFREEAGETWLDAVRRRAIEHATWLLGESELSITAVAFECGFQDLSTFYRRFKSVHGCAPAAWRRRQRGSR from the coding sequence ATGTCTAGCAGCCAAACCACCCGCCGAGCCCTGCCCGAGCGCCTGCCCGACTGGGGCGTGGCGGTGCTGGAGAGTCACCACGCCCCCGACTTCCACATGGAGTGGCGGCGGCATCGTTTCCTGAAGGTCGTTTACGTTCTCTCCGGCGCCGGACAACTGTGGCTAGATGACAGGGATATCGCGTATCAAGCGGGCGATCTGCTGGTCGTCCCCGCGGGGACGCGCAACCGCCTGGAAGACACACCTGGCGAGCCGGCGTCGGTCTACGTGCTGTGCCTGTCACGCCGACACCTCGCCTGCGACCCGCACGCCGAGTCCCGGCTATCCGCGGGCCGATGGCCTCGATCGGTCTCCTTGGCGAAACGGGCAGAGCGCCGCCTGCGGCGCCTGCTGTACCAGCAGGCGAGGGGGGGCGTTGACGCCCCGATCGGGATGGTCGCCGAGGCGCTCGGGCTGGTCGCCATGCTGCTCACCCCCGAGCCGCGGGACGGGTCGCCGGAGGCCGACGCCCGCGCCGAGGTGCGGCGCTATGTCCGCGAGCTCGACGGCCGGTTCTTCGAGGCGACGACGCTCGACGCCGCCGCCGCGCAGCTCGGGCTCTCCCGCCGTCGGTTCACTCAGCTCTTCCGCGAAGAGGCGGGCGAGACGTGGCTCGACGCGGTTCGGCGGCGCGCGATCGAACACGCTACTTGGCTGCTCGGCGAATCCGAGCTATCCATCACGGCGGTCGCCTTCGAGTGCGGCTTCCAAGACCTCTCGACCTTCTACCGCCGCTTCAAGTCGGTGCACGGCTGCGCCCCCGCCGCGTGGCGACGGCGCCAACGCGGTTCACGCTAG